In a single window of the Metopolophium dirhodum isolate CAU chromosome 2, ASM1992520v1, whole genome shotgun sequence genome:
- the LOC132939861 gene encoding probable peptidyl-tRNA hydrolase 2 isoform X2, which produces MGFSKSLVLQIVDNAGDVPKNLIVEQLLTTSSEPSVNIPVVDDDGDKLWEDVTVANKMVIVINSGLNMSIGKTASQAAHAALGLYEVMKERADLSYDLITWNEQGSRKIVVAAKNTNELIKVCSEGKIQKIPFFCVHDAGLTEVEPNSFTALAFFGSDQELKPVTGKLRLLK; this is translated from the exons ATTGTAGATAATGCTGGTGATGTACCTAAAAACTTAATTGTTGAACAACTGTTGACTACAAGTTCAGAACCTAGTGTAAATATACCTGTGGTAGATGATGACGGGGATAAATTATGGGAAGATGTTACTGTTGCTAATAAAATGGTTATCGTTATAAACAGTGGCTTGAACATGAGCATTGGGAAAACTGCTTCTCAa gCTGCACATGCTGCATTGGGCTTGTATGAAGTGATGAAAGAACGTGCAGATCTAAGCTATGATTTAATTACATGGAATGAACAAGG AAGTCGAAAAATTGTTGTTGCAGCAAAGAACACTAATGAACTTATTAAAGTGTGTTCAGaaggaaaaatacaaaaaatccCATTTTTCTGTGTTCACGACGCAGGTCTGACTGAAGTGGAACCTAACTCATTCACTGCATTAGCTTTTTTTGGATCTGATCAAGAACTCAAGCCTGTAACCGGAAAACTTAGACtactaaaatga